AGAACAGGGCAACCTGCAAGCCGAATGGTAAAGCTCTCATTACATGCTTTGTTTCCTCATGGCCGACCCATCTTCTCGGATTCTGTGTGATGATGGTAAAAGCACCAGCTTCTCTTCTTCTAGGCTGCAAATGTTTGATTTGAGCAGTCTCCATAAGATGCCATGATTTCAGACGATCATGGAGAAGAGTTTCATCTTTTGTTCGTCTTCCTCTGCTACTTGTTGTTCTCACCTTATTTTCTAATGTATTCTGGCAAATCAAGTCTGCATCTTTCATTTGGTGTTGCTCTATTCTGGCACCTTATTTTTGCTCTATTTCATTTGGCAAATcaattcttctttcttccttgTCATTTTACTTTGTTCCATTTGCTTGCAAGGATTCTTCTTGTTTCCCTGTTGTATCATCTTTCTGATTCCAGGAGTATGCTTTGCTCctggtttctctctctctctatatttagTTCATCTTCTAGTAAATTTGTATTGATTTCAGCTCAATAATCAACCATAGCATATTGGTCAAAATTTCCAGAGTCCAACTATCCAACTTGAACATCTCAAGCTGTTCCAATTAAACATAACTTCTGCTATTTCTCTGTTGTGGAAAATTGATTTCAGACATCTATACCTTCTTCAGCATAATCTTGTCTGCAGATTATATTTTTTTCTGCCAAAGAAATCATTCAGAAGTATATTTCTCTCTTTGAGCATCTTTTGCCTGATGATGCATACTGCACTACAAAAACTCAGAAAGGATAAGTCCTCACCTTCTTTCCAATTCTTTGCTTTTGGCAAGCAGAATCAACTTAATACTTTCAACTTCTTCTTCCTTGAGTTTGTGATGCTATCACTTGCAAAATTGCTCTCTCTGGATTCTTTGGAGCAAAATAGGATCATAAAAGGGGGAAAACAGCATTCAAATTTCAATCATAACTCCACTGTCTTCTTCGTACTGTCATATAATATCAGAATAGAAACCGCAGTTATGTGGACTCACCTCCTCGAAAATTCGACACTTCATCCACAAAAACATTCCAATTCTTGTTCATCTGTTTGATTCCTTTTCCTCATCGTCGGCACCGCACGATTGATGGTTTGATGATGCTAACAGGTTTCACTTGCTGATAGAGTTCGATGAGGTAAAACGAAGCTGCAGGAAACGTCTCGATGGCCACAACAGGCGCAGAAGGAAACCTCAACCAGAATCAGCTACTTCTGCTAACCTGTTTCCGATTCAACAAGGTATGAACTTTCTTAGATTTCTCCATTTTCGCGAACGAAAGGCCTGCTTTTCTGGTGAAATTTCTGTCATCTGAATCGATTTACTGGCTGGCTGTTTGGAAATCGGAGCACACAACATGCACTGATGCCCTAATTAGGGTTCTAAAGGCTTCAACTCGGCATGCAGGGACCAGGTTCTCAACCTGTGCATATATATCCCAAGCTCCTCCAACAGAGCCCAACTGGTCTGCCATTGTTAAAGCTGAGAAAGATGCACTGTACACCCATCACACCCCCCTGCATCTCATCGACAGCCAACACCACTTTCCTGGATCCTTTTCTTGCAGCTATAAAGAAAGGAAGCAGTTCCCTTTCTTACAAGATGGCAAAGCGGCATTCAGCAGAACAGCCGTAGAAGCATCAATATGTCAGCCACTCCTCAACACCGTTCCTTCAGTAgaaagtagcagcagcagcagcagcagcaagcttTTCTCTGATGGATTAACCCAAGCTATCAACTCCGAGtgtgctctctctcttctgtcatcACCAACTCAAACTTCGAGCATTAGTGTTGACCACATGTTGCCTACTAATAGGATTCCAGTGGGTCAGCCACTTGTTCCGAGTCTTCAGTACAGCAGTCTCAATCCCTACTCTGGTTCTCCAGCTTCAGGCAGTGTCTTGCCAACGGAGTTCTCTTGTTCAGGGGCTGAGGATGAGCAAGCAGGTGGAGTTCTGGTTTCCGATACTGATCTCCATTGCCAGGGAATGTTTCAGATAGGTGGCGAGGGTGCCAACGATGGAGCCTCCCCATCTCTACACTTTTCTtggcagtagtagtagtagtcctGTAAATGGTATTAGTTCCTCGAGGGTTTGTACCGACTAAAACTCTTGTTTTGCTTTGTCCAAACATTGATGTTCTTGCTCACTTCTGACTTTGATGCTGAGGAGCTTTCTCAACATCTTTCCTGATGAAAGCAAATGGCAGTGATGTTTCTTGTTTTTAGTGTTTGCTTTGAAGGCCACCTCAAGCTTTTCTTCATTGGAGAAGGCACACAACCCTACTTTTTTCCTCCTTTATTGTCTCATTTATGAAAGAACTCGAAATTAGTGGTATTTAAAtttcatatatccagaattttccatatatatatatatatatatagaaaatgtATTATTTGATTGATTTTTTATGAATAGCATGCTCTTTCTATAGTTCTTCCCTCTGCTTTTAAGTTTACCAAATGAACTATAATTAATGGTCTGATTTAACTGATATATTCATATTTATCACATATGTATCTATCTATATCCCAAGTCATCATATCTGATGAATAACCAGTGTTCCAAGCATACCCAAACCCTTTTCCCCCTCATCATGCTCTGCTATGAGTGTCCAGATACTGGTAAAATTCATCTTCCAGTGATTCCTCAGGCATCCAATTTTGAATAGCTTGAAAGATGATAGCTAATCCCTCAATTCTGAAGTTAATAAGCAAATGCAGGTGCTAAGAATTATCAAAACTAGCTCTGAAACAATCTGAAACAATCAAATGCCACAAGGTCAGCAGTTGAGAGGATCAACATCAGCTCTCTACATTATGGTCAATCTTAAAAAAGGAAGGTGCTCAGGAAACAGTATGTAGtacatgcccaagatatttccttCAATTATTGCAAGAACCAAAGAGAGTTGAAGGTTTAGCTACTGAAACAAACAATAGAAAAGGAAGGCCAATTCAGCCATCAGAGAAAACTAACATTCATTGTTATGCATTCACCGGTGGACTCGAAAGCAAACTATCTGAAGTCTTTGATGACAAAAAATACACATCTAGTTTTTGCCACTGCTTATTGTACCTTCAGCTCCAACTAGACACTCTTCTTTCAAATAGAAATGTTGAGGGCCCTTTTCATCTTCTCCACCTCTAAATAAACTGTGGAATACGGAAGGAACTCGGAGAAATGGTTCTGCATCAGATCATTAATGGCCACAGCTAGTTTTGGAATATCTAGGATTTCTTCGTGGGTCAGCTTTCGAACAAAACGAGCTGGGTTGCCAGCCCAAATCTCGCCAGTTGGGATCCGACGACCAGGGGGAAGCACAGACCCGGCTTCGAGTATTGAATTGGTCTCTACCAGTGAACCCTCCATGAGAATGGAGTGCTGACCAATTATACATTCTGGCTCAATTGTGCATGACCGAAGGAGACTGTAAGCACCAATAGTGACATATCTGTCGATGGATGTTTCAGCAGGAAGTCCTGACACAGAAACATGCCGGAGATGGGATTTCCATAAAAATGTCAACCAATTCAACAATAAAGCAAAACCAGGAAGAAGGCAACATAACAATGAACTGAAATCTGTATTCAATTTCCTCATTTCAAGATAAACTAACAGTGATTTAGATTCCTCCAAGAAATTTGCGGCATGTTTGCAATGTCCTTAACATTGTTGATTGAGGTATATCCACCAAATATACACTAAAATGGTATATACACCTCTTGTATCTCAATCTGACCAAACACCCAGTATGCGATGTGGGCTaaattgatttatattttctattcaataaatttaattagttttgGGAGTTGGGGTGCCATATGACAACATGATATATATTTCTAATTTACTTTCCTAAATTGGTCAGGGAAACGAAAAAGGAAGTCAAACAAAACACTGGAAGAGGTCAAAAATTAGGCTTGAATGAGTATTCTAGAGCTTGATTGAAGATTTCATCCACACAAGTAGAAAATTGCTTGAAGAATCTAAAAATAAGAAAGTCTATGCCAACCAAATATTTTGTCAAAAAGGAAGATTATCTCATGAAAAAAGTTGAAACAAATCATCCCTAAAGAAAGTAAGATAATTGATCAGGCTTGAACTCGTGTCAAATTTTCTTACTGCAATAATAGCAACAAATAGCAATGTCCACAGTTAATTTGAGCCTAGCTCCTGTATGGAGCTCATCCTATTGGAGCCTTTAAACAACAAAGCACAATTTGTTAATAAGACAAATGACCATAGACGGGACCTATCATGCAAACCATTGAAGCATTACTACAATCAACTAAAACAAGCCTTTGTTCCAGTATCTGGGATCAGATACATGAATCCTTTGCCACTTGTCTCTCTCCTATAGCAAATGTTATCCTACTGACAAGCTTGAATCAACCTGCCTAACCTTATATTCCAGAATGCAGATCTTGTACAAATATCACAGAACCACCTTATGCAATTTCGTTTATCTTATCCTTAACTCTTCTCTGTCATGCTAAATGCTAATTACCTGAGAGAAAGGCTTTGGCTTTCTTTCATGCTTAGCCTCTGTCACAAAACAACAACATATAGTCCTACCTTTGACCTTCGATCGTGGATGTGTAGATACCTTTGCCTTAGTCTCTTCATAGCACTAAGGTCAATACTTTAGTTCATTACTAGTGGCCAAACTTCCATGTATAGATCTTTTCTCAGGCAACATAGTCCCCTGCATCTCACTTATCAGTCATAGATGGCCCTTGCAACTGCTGCTCGGGTTATCAAGCCATGTTTTAATACTTCAAACTGAACTGTTGCAACCTCAAATACATAATCTCCTTCTCTTACAGCACTAATTTTCTCAATTTTCTTCATTGGAAACAACCAACAGGATGTGAAAATGCAACATAAAATTTGCTTTCATGTGATTTTTGGAACACAAGACGGCTACAAACCTAAAGCTTTTCTTCACCAAAATCCAGCTTTCATTTAAGCAAGAAATTATTAGACTTCACAAACTATTATCATCATGCGATCCATTATTTGTAAGTAGACACAAAACTATCAATGATATGCATCCACAGGACAATTACAACAAGAATTTATTCCCACCAACACAAACCAGTGAGGCACAAAAGGCTTAAATTAGAAGAATTCCACCTTGATTATGGTTCTCAAACATGCTCAAAAGACCTTTGTTAAGatcatggtttgcaataccgtaccataccactTGGTGCGGTACATTGGTACACCTTAGTGTATCATGTGTCAGTATGCTTGGTACAACTCGGTACATACCATACTGATAACTAATCGGTACACCAGTACGGTATGATGTTTAGAACCTTGGTTAAGATTACGACAAGGGATTAACTAAAGACCTAAAAGTGCCAGAAGTCAGTATATTTGGGGGAGAGAAAACATATATAGTTACATATAAATATGTGATCTCTTTGTAAAAAAGGGTGGCCTATACATGAGGCACCTGGCTCCAtcaatataagataaaaaaaggGTCAATGAGTGCAGTCATAGCTCTGCGAGCAGAAAGTCTGTCTTGATCACCAAAAGTTGCAAAAAATGACCTTAACATAGCACCAAACATGCTTACATGATTAACAAAACAATATGAAGGAAAAGGATGGTGAAGCGCACAAGGCTCCCACAAACACAGGGTATAGGAAGGGTTCATATATATACAACTTTACCATTGTAGGTGAAAATGAACTCTATCATGTATGTTGTAAAATAGCAATTGAGGCGTGACACCAAGGCTTGCCCTTAACAATATGTAAAGTGATCAGATAATTCTGGCGAGTTTCCAGAAGGTAGAATTTGGAAACTTTTGATTCTATAATGTCATATAGATTAATCAACCATTAATAGATGCTACCAAAATAGCAATCTAGGAGAACCCTCAGTTAAGAAAATGAAAGTAATATCTGAAATCTATAACCAGAAACCTTCATGTTATTTAAAGAGATGTATAAAGTGTAGTTCCTCATTTAGGAACACATCTTTTAGTCCAGTAAACATATTGTTGATAATTGTTCAGGGTGCAAAAGGAAATTTCAAAATAGATCGCCCGGTTCTATTGGATATTCATATCCTATGTTAATTATACTTCATAAATCTAGCAGACAAAGCAATTTTTTTTGCAGCCATCAGATTTCGGTTGCTAATGTGATCAAATACTCTTTTACTTGGTTTGAGATCCAAAAAATTATTCGTTTTGAGCAAGTTTAACCCAAACTATATTTGCCTGCCAAATCAAACACCTCTAAGATAAAGATAGGTACCCTTATCTCCACCAGCTTTTCAGAAAAAAGCAACCTAGCCATCCAACAAACTGAGTTCAATCATCATATGAACTAAGTCGTCATCCATTTCCCGTTTCACTTAGTTGTTCCAACAAAACTTGGTGATCTTCATTTGCTTTATGGTGACCCTCAAATGTGTGTATGCCATGGCATCTCTTTTTCACCTATTATCATCGCATGATAAATCTCCCACATATAAGTCTAGGATAATCCACACCTAAATTTCTGACTATTCCAAGATCCAGCATAGAACAAAATAGTTAAAAAAATTTATCTCGCCAACATATGGAACCAAATTTCTATAAATCGATGTTATAGATATCCACAGTCGTGATGCATTCTAATAATAGCCCACAAAAAATGTCATCTGTTATTGGCAGAATTGCTTCCTAATTGATAAAGAAATGAAACAATTATAGAGCATACGTCATCAACTCGGATCAAGTTCCACTCAGTCGAAAGGATCAAACCTAAAAGTAATCAATCAGATAGGACAGACGGCAAATTTAGATCGAGGAATTAGGGGACCTGTGGGAGACTTCCAGGCAGCGTGGAGAACGCAGCGCTCCTGTACATTGGAGCAGAACCCGACGGTGATCTTGTTCAGGTCGCCGCGGAGAACGGCACCGTTCCAGACGGAGGCGCCGTCGTAGACGGTGACCTGCCCGGCAAGGACGACGTTGGGGGCCACGTACGCATCGACGGCTATCGTGGGGACCCACTGCCCCAGGGGAATGATCCGCCGCTGCCCCCTGTAGTCCCACTTCACGCGATCCGACGCCGTCTGCGGCGGaggcgccaccgccgccgccgccgccgcggtggCGTCGGCGGAGAGAAGGCGGTGGAGCGGGATAAGGCGGGGTCGAACGGCTAGGGTTCTTCGCGAGAGACGAGCGAGAGCTGCCGCCATTTCCAGGTCGTtccaccgcaagagaggacagagAGGAGCGGAGAGGGGGGAGGCAAAGGCGGAGTAAGGAATTGTGCTCGTGTGAGGTGTAGAAGTGAGGGGCTCCACACGTGCGTCATTTGAGCCGGACCGGTTTGATCGGCCCATCTTTATAATGGAAATGGTATGTGCCCATGGAATTTATTTGGGCCGGGCCGGGTCCGATTTGGAATCGAGGAGGCTTTTAATTACTGAATTCTCCCCGTCATCACTACCGTTGAGACGCCCACATTTAAGTAGCCGATCCTGCAATTTCCACCGCCTCTTCTCTGCACGTCGTCACTCTTCCCCTCCGCCTAAGATCCTAAACCTAACCAGCGGCCTCTCCTCTCCCCTTCCGAGCTCGCCCGCCAATGGCAACCATCCTTTCCGCTCCCACTCGATCTTCCCCAAGTCCCTCGCCGCCGCCCCCTTGCTCCGCTCCATCTCCGCCTTCCCTTTCCTCTCCCAGGAGCCCCAGCTACAGGAACCACCGCCTCCGACTCTCCCACAGCTGCCCCGCTCCCCTCAACCCCGCCACTGGGAGCCCCTTCTACCAAGAGAACTGGCGGAACCTGACCCCCGCACCCGGTGTTGGTCCTTTCGTCGGCGGCCGGTCGCTCGTCCCCATGGGACTCCCCGCGACAGCCCGGACGATGGCCTTCTCCAAGACCCTCGATGTATCCAGCCTCATGAACGTCTTCGCTGACTGGATGACGTCGCAGCGCTGGTCCGATCTCAAGCAGCTGTTCGAGTTCTAGATCCGCTCACCGGACGCCTCCGGCGTGCCCAATAAGCCCGACGTTCATCTCTTCAATCACTACCTCAGGGCTAATCTGATGATGGGGAGCCTTTGCATCTGGTGCCTCAGATGCAGGAGTACCAGATTGCGCCCAACACGGCATCATATAACTTGGTGCTGAAGGCTATGTTTCAGGCGCGGGAGAGTGAGGAAGCGGAGAAGTTGGTTGACCGGTACTTTTGTAGGATAAAAATGCATAGTATTCTTCATTTTGTAATCATTTTTTGGGCAATTCATTATTTTGTTAGGTCAGTTTCATATTATGTTTGGGTGGTTGATTCCAACAATGTAGATAAGTTGATAGAGAGACTTATGCATCTGCCTAAGAAGCAATCTAAAAGGAAATACCTGCGTCAGCAATAAATGGCCTATGAATTGGACATAGAAATTAAAAATGACCATTGTTTGGTGTCCTATTGAAGAAAATGAACCATAGCTTATGTTTCCAATGTCAACGATTTGAACTTTAGATTTTTTCGATCTTCTTAACCAaattcaattcctcttgtatgGTGCAACTAGACAATATTGAAATGTAGAACATTTATGTTATAACATGTGGGGAAATTTTGGGATATTTAGACTGATATACTGATATAAATTGATTCATCAGATTTGTGAATACAGAAAACAGATTGTACATTGTGGAGCCTGATCTTTAAACTTGGTAGCAAATCTAATAGTGTTGGTAAACCTTTTGCGGCAGCAAAGATACAGGTTTTCTATCCGTCTCTTCTCTTTAGCTCTATTTTCTGATATCTTGTGACTGCATCCCTTAGTTCTACTTCCTTATATCTTGTTCCCACTAATCTCTTGGGGTATTGCACATGACAGACAAACAGACACAACCAAGGCCCTCATCATGTGTGTAAATTTAATGATGGAGGTCCATACTCACAATCCTATGTAGTATAATGTTATCACTATATTAATGATAATTGGCAACTAGGGACAATTTGGGTCTTGATGGTTAAATTGGGAATtgaacccaccccccccccccccccccctcttagtgttgaccccgttcctaacaattTCCACCAAAACATGATAACtctatgtaatattttttttatatttgagcttctaaatatgtcTCAAAGTTATAGTAAAAaattggttaaaaaaaaaatcaactccTAGTATCCAACATCCTTATTTTCGATGGACCTCAAAATCAGATTATCTATACTAAGGAATGATCCAAAAGCTATAAAATATTTAGAGATGTTCTTGATTATAACTAGATGGACATCTATAATAAATtttctaatttaaatttttttgatatttttcttatttattctaaATCTTAACTATCTGTGATGTTCCTATTTTCTCCATCTCACCTTGTTTCTATTTCCACCAAAACATGATGTatttatgtaatattttttatcatttgagcttctaaatatgtctcaaaattatgataaaaaattgatctaaaattttttaatttaatatattttgtcAAACAAATGGTTAGCTTGTAGGGATGTTTTTATAATATTGAAATGGCAGGTAATTGTTCCATTGTCAAAATTATATTTACTAATACAATTGTAACTGCATTCTTAAGCTTTTTTTATTCAGAAGGTGACCTGTTTCCTTCAGACAGCAGAAATGGAATTTAGATCTTTCCATTTTTCTGTAGTATGTGCATTTATTCCTTTGAAATGATTGCTTATTGATTGACTTCAGGATGCTGCAAACAGGCACTATGCCAGATGATGTATCATACAATTTGGTTGTAGGCCTTTTAATCCTAATGAATGAGATAGATTCTGCCTTCAAGTATATGGATTTGATAATAAAGTCTGGTTTTATGATATCAACAATTGTCTTTATGGATTGTGTACGGAGTTGTGTGAATGCTGGAAACTCTGGCATCCATCATAGAGAAATGCAAGGTATTGACCAAGTTTTCCAAATGTGTAATTAGTTATGTTGTCACTTATGGCCATTGACTGCCATATTTTTCTGTACTGTTGCATTTTGAAGTCCCGATTCTTATCTTTCACAATGTAAATAACATTTAGTTATTTCTGTTTTATCTTCATCTTTGGGTTTTATAATTTTGATTTGGTTTTTCCTTCAGACAATAGATCAAAACAAAGCCCTATGCCCAAGCTGGAATTTGTGTAACTATATTGCAGATGTTGCTTTGCAAGCAGATCATATCAAATTGGTTTATTTCTCCTTGGAATTTCTGGCTCGATGGATTGCTTGTGGTGAAAACGCTAGACCACCATTTCTTCTTTCAGCAGAGGAAGGCTTAGTTGTCTCAGCAGTTGGCACTGCAGGTAGAACATGCAACTCTACCCTTTTAGATGCTGCTTGGTCAATCTTGCAACGATCATTGCAACAAAAAAGGGCCCTTAGTCCAGAGACTTACCTTGCAAAGATATATGCACATGCATCACTAGGACAACTACAATGTGCTTTTGCTACCCTCAAT
This Musa acuminata AAA Group cultivar baxijiao chromosome BXJ1-2, Cavendish_Baxijiao_AAA, whole genome shotgun sequence DNA region includes the following protein-coding sequences:
- the LOC103973273 gene encoding squamosa promoter-binding-like protein 16, producing MEWDYKMPPWDLAELEQSAEPSMGAVVGPSCNLRSQAEGADCSVDLKLGGSPEKWKSQSKTTTAVSSSSPSKRARAPGAGSQNAACSVDGCNSDLSNCREYHRRHKVCEIHSKTPIVMVGGVEQRFCQQCSRFHLLIEFDEVKRSCRKRLDGHNRRRRKPQPESATSANLFPIQQGTRFSTCAYISQAPPTEPNWSAIVKAEKDALYTHHTPLHLIDSQHHFPGSFSCSYKERKQFPFLQDGKAAFSRTAVEASICQPLLNTVPSVESSSSSSSSKLFSDGLTQAINSECALSLLSSPTQTSSISVDHMLPTNRIPVGQPLVPSLQYSSLNPYSGSPASGSVLPTEFSCSGAEDEQAGGVLVSDTDLHCQGMFQIGGEGANDGASPSLHFSWQ
- the LOC135598659 gene encoding gamma carbonic anhydrase-like 2, mitochondrial, producing the protein MGRSNRSGSNDARVEPLTSTPHTSTIPYSAFASPLSAPLCPLLRWNDLEMAAALARLSRRTLAVRPRLIPLHRLLSADATAAAAAAVAPPPQTASDRVKWDYRGQRRIIPLGQWVPTIAVDAYVAPNVVLAGQVTVYDGASVWNGAVLRGDLNKITVGFCSNVQERCVLHAAWKSPTGLPAETSIDRYVTIGAYSLLRSCTIEPECIIGQHSILMEGSLVETNSILEAGSVLPPGRRIPTGEIWAGNPARFVRKLTHEEILDIPKLAVAINDLMQNHFSEFLPYSTVYLEVEKMKRALNISI